From Papilio machaon chromosome 2, ilPapMach1.1, whole genome shotgun sequence, the proteins below share one genomic window:
- the LOC106716848 gene encoding E3 ubiquitin-protein ligase CCNB1IP1-like — protein sequence MTLEMVCNFRKCRKPLTNHAWVTTCSHAFCIEHGQKEFKRNVENSLTCPACGSELRDKFDVIQADLKPSETFKSIVLAGMKPDTIMDVTMRAMSFWSYQIEQETLYQESLARHCKEKLQCLEEVNTLNLQKLNAELETCKRKIVALQTECNKKKKQAEELTACLEINNRKIQKLQFQLDALKRKDIHVANYEMTTNNEKLMEISDLVGKRTKSEAFVFRPINEVDKSQSISSPSTSMFDFRNRNKQPDKNKSFKFRPVRS from the coding sequence atgacgCTAGAAATGGTGTGTAATTTTCGTAAGTGTAGAAAACCTTTGACAAATCATGCCTGGGTAACGACATGCTCACATGCATTCTGCATAGAGCACGGTCAAAAAGAGTTTAAACGTAATGTTGAGAATTCATTAACGTGCCCTGCATGCGGAAGTGAATTGCGAGATAAATTCGACGTGATTCAAGCAGATCTTAAGCCCAGTGAAACTTTTAAATCTATAGTTTTAGCGGGCATGAAACCCGATACGATTATGGACGTGACAATGAGGGCAATGTCTTTTTGGTCCTACCAAATTGAACAGGAAACTCTTTATCAAGAAAGCTTAGCGAGGCATTGTAAGgaaaaattacaatgtttGGAAGAGGTTAATACACTTAACCTACAAAAGTTGAATGCGGAATTGGAAACGTGCAAACGTAAAATAGTCGCTTTACAAACGGAATGTAACAAAAAGAAGAAACAAGCCGAGGAATTGACTGCATGCTTGGAAATCAACAATAGGAAAATTCAAAAACTTCAGTTTCAGCTTGAcgctttaaaaagaaaagatattCATGTGGCAAATTATGAAATGACTACTAACAATGAAAAACTAATGGAGATATCAGATCTGGTAGGTAAAAGAACAAAATCTGAGGCTTTTGTATTTAGACCAATAAATGAAGTTGATAAATCGCAAAGCATTTCATCGCCGTCAACATCCATGTTTGATTTCCGCAACAGAAACAAGCAAccggataaaaataaatcattcaaATTCCGACCGGTGCGATCTTAG